One part of the Chryseobacterium mulctrae genome encodes these proteins:
- a CDS encoding rhamnogalacturonan acetylesterase, translating into MKKILLILSVVISTIVLAQKKPTLFLIGDSTMANKDNPDKNPEHGWGQVLGQFMTSGIEIQNHAMNGRSSKSFRTEGRWDKVEKQLKKGDFVIIQFGHNDQKLKDSTKFTNPYTQYRANLERYVNETRAKGATPILMTSITRRNFNENGVLIDTHKEYPLMVRMVANDMKVPFVDMQLLTEQMEISAGPEKSKLLHLHFKAGENAYYDKDKADDTHLSKLGAETVAKLAVKSLKDLKTGLEKYIK; encoded by the coding sequence ATGAAAAAAATACTTTTAATTCTAAGCGTTGTAATTTCAACAATAGTTTTAGCTCAGAAAAAACCAACCCTATTTCTGATTGGTGATTCTACAATGGCAAACAAAGACAATCCTGACAAAAACCCCGAACATGGATGGGGACAGGTCTTAGGACAGTTTATGACCTCCGGAATTGAAATTCAGAATCATGCAATGAACGGAAGAAGTTCAAAAAGTTTCAGAACAGAAGGAAGATGGGATAAAGTTGAAAAACAATTGAAAAAAGGTGATTTTGTAATTATTCAATTTGGGCATAACGACCAGAAATTAAAAGATTCTACAAAGTTTACCAATCCTTATACTCAGTACAGAGCCAATTTAGAAAGGTATGTTAATGAAACAAGAGCAAAAGGCGCGACACCGATTTTGATGACATCAATCACAAGAAGAAATTTTAATGAAAATGGAGTTTTAATTGATACCCACAAAGAATATCCTTTAATGGTAAGAATGGTTGCCAATGATATGAAAGTTCCTTTTGTCGATATGCAATTACTTACCGAACAAATGGAAATTTCAGCCGGTCCTGAAAAATCAAAACTGTTGCATTTACATTTCAAGGCGGGCGAAAATGCATATTATGATAAAGATAAAGCAGACGACACCCATCTATCAAAATTAGGTGCAGAAACCGTAGCAAAACTAGCTGTAAAATCTTTGAAAGATTTAAAAACAGGTTTAGAAAAGTATATTAAATAG
- a CDS encoding alpha/beta hydrolase: MKKRFFLLIIFLFTQIPAQEKILFWPKGEMPNSKILVSKTKKRKVLAELKEPELFAFLPPIKERNQKSVIIIPGGGYSKLTYDEGAFQIAKWMNTLGISAFVLNYRLPTSTDLIQREIAPLQDAQAAIKYIRKNAVQWGISPNQVGVVGTSAGGHLATSVSNISTDYTGLKGDLADISTIPDFVVLFCPVIDLGEFAHKGSRNSLLGENASEEKITEYSLQNRVTEKTPPTILFHNQDDTAVPPMNSILYYKAMTKHKVKGSLFIFPKGGHRFFVTDKNALSENWKKLCTDWLAGIGNK, from the coding sequence ATGAAAAAAAGATTTTTTCTCCTCATTATTTTTCTTTTCACACAAATTCCTGCGCAGGAAAAAATATTATTCTGGCCAAAAGGAGAAATGCCCAATTCAAAAATTTTAGTATCTAAAACCAAGAAAAGAAAAGTTTTAGCAGAACTGAAAGAGCCTGAACTTTTTGCTTTTTTACCTCCAATAAAAGAGAGAAATCAAAAGTCGGTCATCATTATTCCCGGTGGTGGTTATTCAAAACTCACTTATGACGAAGGTGCTTTTCAAATCGCAAAATGGATGAATACTTTGGGAATCTCCGCTTTTGTTCTCAACTACAGATTACCAACTTCTACAGATTTGATTCAAAGAGAAATTGCTCCACTTCAGGACGCTCAAGCTGCTATCAAATATATTAGAAAAAATGCAGTTCAATGGGGAATTTCACCCAACCAAGTCGGTGTTGTCGGAACTTCTGCAGGTGGACATTTGGCGACTTCGGTAAGTAACATCAGTACGGATTACACCGGATTAAAAGGCGATTTAGCAGACATTTCTACTATTCCTGACTTTGTCGTTTTGTTTTGTCCGGTCATTGATTTAGGAGAATTTGCGCACAAAGGAAGCCGAAACAGTTTGCTTGGCGAAAATGCTTCAGAGGAAAAAATCACAGAATATTCCCTGCAAAACAGAGTAACAGAAAAAACACCGCCAACAATTTTGTTTCATAATCAGGATGATACCGCAGTTCCGCCAATGAATAGCATTTTATATTACAAAGCCATGACAAAACATAAAGTGAAAGGTTCTTTATTTATTTTTCCTAAAGGTGGTCATCGTTTTTTTGTTACTGATAAAAATGCGCTGAGTGAGAATTGGAAAAAATTGTGCACAGATTGGCTTGCCGGCATTGGTAATAAGTAA
- a CDS encoding pectinesterase family protein yields the protein MKKLFLILFISITNFLLAGNEPYITITVAQDGSGEFTSIQKAITSIRDLGPGEALVKIKAGTYHEKIVIPSSKHKITLQGENKENTIITNDDYSGKTDALNEKMTTFNSYTLLIMSDDIKISDITIQNSSCNQGQAVALHVEGDRFSIKNSKILGCQDTVYTGGNHSRQFYENCYIEGTTDFLFGSATVVFKNCTIKSLANSYITAASTDQSKEFGYVFFDCKLIAKEGINKVFLGRPWRPYAKTVFINTEMGNHIVPEGWNPWKGDKMFPDKDKTAYYAEFGSKGEGGKTENRIAWSHQLTKKEAKKYTIKNIFGDWKPNMSNK from the coding sequence ATGAAAAAACTATTTTTAATTCTCTTCATTTCAATAACCAATTTTTTATTGGCAGGAAATGAACCTTACATAACAATCACCGTCGCACAAGACGGAAGCGGGGAATTCACCTCCATTCAAAAAGCCATCACTTCAATAAGAGATTTAGGTCCGGGTGAAGCTTTAGTAAAAATAAAAGCGGGAACGTATCACGAAAAAATCGTCATTCCTTCTTCAAAACATAAGATCACTTTACAAGGCGAAAACAAAGAAAACACCATCATTACCAACGATGATTACTCCGGAAAAACCGATGCTTTGAATGAGAAAATGACCACTTTCAATTCGTACACGCTTTTAATTATGTCAGATGATATTAAAATTTCTGATATAACCATTCAAAACAGTTCTTGCAATCAGGGACAAGCTGTTGCTCTTCATGTGGAAGGTGACCGTTTCAGCATTAAAAATTCTAAAATTTTAGGCTGTCAGGATACTGTTTATACAGGCGGAAATCACAGCAGACAATTTTATGAAAACTGTTACATTGAAGGAACAACCGATTTTTTATTTGGTTCGGCAACTGTAGTGTTCAAAAATTGTACGATTAAAAGTTTAGCCAATTCTTACATCACTGCGGCATCAACAGACCAAAGTAAAGAATTTGGATATGTATTTTTCGACTGTAAATTAATTGCGAAAGAAGGCATCAATAAAGTATTCTTGGGAAGACCTTGGAGACCGTATGCAAAAACAGTTTTCATCAATACAGAAATGGGAAATCACATCGTTCCCGAAGGCTGGAATCCTTGGAAAGGTGACAAAATGTTTCCAGACAAAGATAAAACCGCTTATTACGCAGAATTTGGAAGCAAAGGCGAGGGCGGAAAAACTGAAAATCGTATAGCGTGGTCTCATCAACTGACAAAAAAAGAAGCTAAAAAATATACCATTAAAAATATTTTTGGAGACTGGAAGCCGAATATGAGTAATAAATAA
- a CDS encoding alpha/beta hydrolase has product MCQKTFVTFVVKSKPTLVTQNTKLILKMSFHKLYFLFVFFVGAKAFGQTKPNATPYTNEATYEKLKKKYPFITPLNRPVPSNILIDKDVEYANVNGLSLKADIYYPKDQSKKYPGIALVHGGGWISGSKENEKYMAQELASKGYVAIAVGYRLSEVAKYPAAIDDVENAIKFLKKNKKKYSLNTKKMAVLGESAGAQIATLVGVKTKNKIQAIVNVDGIVSFIHPEAEESTYAAYWLDGDRNVNLKNWTEASPLEFVGKNTPPTLFINSSQPRFHAGRDDMMKILKSHNIFTEYHEIKDTPHSFWSAEPWFTETSNLTVDFLDNTLK; this is encoded by the coding sequence ATGTGTCAAAAAACTTTTGTGACTTTTGTGGTTAAAAGTAAACCTACTTTGGTTACACAAAACACCAAATTAATTTTAAAAATGAGTTTTCACAAACTATATTTTCTTTTTGTTTTTTTTGTAGGAGCAAAAGCATTCGGTCAGACAAAGCCGAATGCTACTCCTTACACGAATGAAGCAACATATGAAAAGCTTAAAAAGAAGTATCCGTTTATTACACCTTTAAACAGACCAGTTCCGTCAAACATTTTAATTGATAAGGATGTAGAATATGCAAACGTCAATGGATTATCTTTAAAAGCAGATATTTATTATCCGAAAGACCAGTCTAAAAAATATCCAGGAATTGCTTTGGTTCATGGTGGCGGTTGGATTTCCGGTTCTAAGGAAAACGAAAAATATATGGCTCAGGAATTGGCATCAAAAGGTTACGTTGCCATTGCAGTGGGTTATCGTTTAAGTGAAGTGGCAAAATATCCTGCAGCAATTGACGATGTTGAAAATGCGATTAAATTTTTAAAGAAAAACAAAAAAAAGTATTCTTTAAATACAAAAAAAATGGCAGTTTTAGGAGAATCTGCAGGAGCGCAAATCGCAACTTTGGTAGGTGTAAAAACTAAAAATAAAATCCAGGCAATCGTTAATGTAGACGGAATTGTTTCGTTTATTCATCCCGAAGCCGAAGAAAGTACTTACGCAGCTTATTGGTTAGACGGTGACAGAAATGTGAATTTAAAAAACTGGACTGAAGCTTCACCTCTAGAATTTGTTGGTAAAAACACACCTCCTACTCTATTCATCAATTCTTCGCAACCGCGTTTTCATGCAGGAAGAGACGACATGATGAAGATTTTAAAAAGTCATAATATCTTTACTGAATACCACGAAATAAAAGACACTCCGCATTCCTTTTGGTCTGCAGAACCTTGGTTCACAGAAACATCGAATCTGACGGTAGATTTTTTAGATAACACGTTGAAATAG
- a CDS encoding cupin domain-containing protein, with amino-acid sequence MNFKKEPFFDGNSEWEDLGGGVSRQFVGYNSQVMMVVVKFEKDAIGALHQHFHSQITYVASGKFEVTVDGETKILQQGDGFFAQPNIFHGVKCLEAGQLIDSFTPFREDFLKD; translated from the coding sequence ATGAATTTCAAAAAAGAACCATTTTTCGACGGTAATTCCGAATGGGAAGATTTAGGAGGCGGAGTTTCCAGACAATTTGTAGGATACAATTCCCAAGTAATGATGGTTGTTGTAAAATTTGAAAAAGATGCAATTGGAGCTTTACATCAGCATTTTCATTCTCAAATTACGTATGTAGCTTCTGGAAAATTTGAAGTAACCGTTGATGGTGAAACCAAAATCTTACAACAAGGTGACGGATTTTTTGCCCAACCCAATATTTTTCATGGTGTAAAATGTTTGGAAGCCGGACAATTGATTGATTCTTTCACTCCATTCAGAGAGGATTTTCTGAAAGATTAA